The Bactrocera dorsalis isolate Fly_Bdor chromosome 3, ASM2337382v1, whole genome shotgun sequence genomic interval TAGGCATTGAATTGCCAAAGCAAGAAGTGAAGagtattaatagaaaaaatgtgGAAATCCGAAGGCACCTACAACAGCTATTTGTGCGTGGCGAACAAGTCGCGCTTGTAATATTACTGCCAACCAACAAAAACACTACGTCATTGCAAATGGAAACGTGAAAATTAATTAGtttgataaaaagaaaaaataactaaGTTATACTGTtctataaactttatttttatacaagtgaatataatattaatgtaaaattcaaacaaaaattttattcttttcgttgtgtcataaatatttatttatgattttttataactaaaatataTGTCAATCGCGTTTTTTATTGCAGTACTTCAGGaatcttgaaaacttttctcacaacttcgaagttctttatattataaatgcgaCAGCGGGGCGGTTTTTCACCGCCAAGCGCCAAAGTGAATGGATCTTCGGGACTTTGTTTCATGCATTGCAGGCGACCCATTTGGAAATCATGCGAGTACACTTCTCTGATAGCACTGGCATTGAAGTCCCACACTTTCAGCATACCATCCGTGGATGTTGAGGTCAACAAATTCGCCACATCCTTATTGAAGCAGACGCCGGAAATTTCTTCTTCATGCCCTTTAATTGACCACAGCAGTTGATTAGGTTGTCTTCTGTCCGCATAATGTAGACTACCGTCATTGgtaccaacaacaaaatgatTGGTATCAGTTGGGTTCCACAACACTTTTTCTACCTCACCGGGTATTTTCCATTTCACATAATCACTATCTACTGTATCAGCATTTCGGCAATCGAATAAACGCACTATGCCATCTGCACTACCGGCTAGAATACTTTGCGCTTCATCTGGATGAAACTCCAACGATTgaactttttcttcaaatgccgTTATTGTAGTATGCGGTTGGCCTTCATCTAAATCCCATAATATAAGTGTCTGATCTACAGAACCACTGGCGAGTATATGTTCAAAATGACGATTCCACGAAAGATCCAAAACTGCGTCGGTGTGTCCATAGGGATCTTTGTGCTTCTTACGACTACCCTTTGAACCCAATTTAAATGTAGGTTCCATTGAATCCTGTATATCTAAATCCCAAATAGTGATCACTGGATCCATACAACCAATAGCGCACATGTTGCCTGGTTTATCACTACCAGGATCATGATTCAACCACTCTATGCATAGTGGAAAGCTAGGAAGTATAAAATCATGATGTGTATATAAAGACTCCTCCTCTTCGTTAAACACCCACACCTCCATGGAAGCAGCATCGTCCTGCACGTGACCGACCAATATTAAATTGTCAGTTGGTTTTATGATTTCATCTTCTGCTTCGGAATCATTATCTTCATCTGGCAGCTGCTCGTTGGCATCAACTACAGAAGCAATATCAGCTGTTTTTGATGTACCTTCCTGATCATAATTATCGAAACCAAATTCATCGTCCGGATTACGAGCGCCAGCTGTTGCTTCCTCATCTATCTCCATATCGTCCTCGTTGTCAATATCttcatcgtcatcatcatccTCACCATCTTCTGCAAGTGTACTCTTTGTGTCTTCAATGATACGTGCCAACTCCGACTGTGTTAGCACAATTTTTTCTGGCCGTTCCTTAGCGACGCCGCGTGGCACAAAACAAAGTGCCGGCACAAAGTCAATGCTGGCCTCTTGAAGTCCGTCCTCCTCCATTTTTAGCGAATATTTAATTGCTTcgatgtaaaaattaaaacaaatgaaaaatttacgcAGAAAATACTAATTGGTTGGAAACGTAAACACGTGCTTGTCAAATTTGTAAATGACATTTGCTTTAAGGGTTTGTGTCCAAGCTTTGAGTTATTTTCGGAGTGGCTAAAGGTATTCACTATAGTACGTGAATAGGTGGATGTTAtgtatcaatttaaaatttatcaaagaaaatattatttttttaatgttttatttgcaatctattttaaaaataataagcaaatgaGATAACAAAATCATAATCTGACTTATATCATTGATattcagtgaaaaaaaaaatagaaataataaaattgttgtgtatattattatttagtaaTTCAATAAGACCTTTCTTTACTTTGAATTCGAAGCGAATTTCGTCTCATTGTCGGAAAATAGTCAAAGAATCTTTGTTTTCTGCTGTATTTAGAGAAGACTTTCGATTTTGAATTATTCTTGGTTTTGCATCTTCATGCCTTCTATGAGTGTATtggctgtttttgttgttgtagcggtaggAAAGAATTCCAGACTTCTTGTTTCCAAAACAattgggtctacgtaaccggaacggaccacGAGTTTTCCCCGGCGAAGGcccgctataacaacaacattactcgctttttactatttataatataatttatttatgcagTTACTTACTTCAACTCggtcaaaattttttccaattgaaTAACTACCATATTCATcatatcatattttattatttaataaatcatatttttcgcattttccaacaaaaaattaatgaattagtTATAATACATGAATACAGCGCGTTTACAATCAACGCGTATGGCAGCACGGCCCTTTTGTCCATTTCTCTACTTCGATTCTCACTCAATGCTCTTACactcaattttgattttatttcttctctTTCACATACAAATAACTAAAGGGAGCGGCGTTTTTAaattgcattgttgttggtaaACACTTTTAATGTAACAGCCCCAAGCATCATCTGCATGTTGTTGTTCTTACTACTTATAACACATGGCTGTCGGTTTacatttctttgcattttttgttattgtatttactactgctttgtttttactttgcatttgctcatttgtgtttgttattgttggggCAGCAGCTGCTTTGTTAGCACCAGCAGCGATGGGTAGTCGAGTTGGATTTGTAGAAAATCGAGTTAAGTTCGAATGATGCGAGTGATCGGAACGGTTGTCTTGTTGGTTTAGCACGGATTCTCGTCGTCTTATTGCGTCCAGTGAATAGCGTGTTAGAGAAGCGTGCCGTGTTGGAGGCTAATTGGGaacgtacaaaaaaaaaaagtgctgCAATTTGTGtgttaataatatatgaaattatttaaatacggGAAGAATAATTGCGAAACGGTAGAAGTGCCGAAGGGAGGCTGTGTCGCGTATAACATAATTTAGGGCAGCCAAAAGAAAACAGAACAACAGTGCTTGCCAGGAAGCAAACGTGTTTGTTGTGTTTTCggtgtatataattataattcttTTGGAATTGCCACTTGTGCAGTGTGTTGCATTTATGTTTTTTCATGTTTGTTTGCGTTTCTTGTGTgtgaattgtttttgtgttgtcGCCGTGTTTGCTGACATTTCACAGCTGTTTTGCATTTAATAATGATTGCAATGTGGTTTGCATTTGAATTGTGCAAGTGAAGTGactataaaattatgaaaagaatTTGAAAGTGTTGCAAAAAAAGCAAATGTGGGTATGTGGTGGCAAATACAcaataacatcaacaacaattaTAAACTAATCACGCCAAGCGTTCCAGCATCAAATCAATTGCTGATGAATAAGCACAAAGCCAAATaagttaataagaaaaaaaatcatacgaaGCGTATACATACGAATGCGCACGATAAACGTAATAGGAAACCGGTTTACTAACAACAGTAGTACTTAGCATTAGCATcagcaaagaaaataataaattgtaaataaataagttaaaagAAGATACTTTAAGGCGAACGAAGCCACCGAAACAGTGACCAATGCGCGTTTGAGGAAGTGTAAAGGCAAAAGGCAAACGACAAAAGCCAAAAGGGTAACCAAAACGTCTGCGCTTCAAACTAGTAAATTTAAAGCAACTacctacatacatgtgtatgtacatatgtatgtacataaaaagcGAGCTTAAAGCAATAAGTGCGCATCCGTTGCACTCCATCCTCGCGGCTCAAACCAATACTCGATAATTCCGTCGTGGCTTACTCTAGGTGCTCTTGTTTTATTGGCGTCTTGTGGTGATTATCCCGCTGTCCGCGTTTTGGTTACACATTCGACGCAGTCTTAAGATTTCCGGGTCGTCACTGCGTGCGTCGCTTGCAACTGCACTGTTATGCCGTGCTGTTCCCCAATATATTCCAGTGCGCATTTTGTTAAGATTATTTAGCTGTAGTGTCTACGTCCACTATTCATAAACGTTCTCCCGCTGCTGCAACGTGTTTTCCTCCATCGTTTAGCGTTTATACTGTGCTAGCGTGTTTCGCGTGTGTGTAGTAACCGGTCAGTTGGAGCCGCAGGGTTAGTGCTTATAGAgctaaaacaacaagaaaattaagcagaacaactacaacaactgcGGTAGTTAGCGTTCAGCGAATATAGAATGGCAAGATTTTTGTATAGAAGGCAGTGAACTCTCTCAAGTGAAAGAGATAAGCGCTATTGGAAACACAAacccacacatacaaatacatatctaATAATATAGTCCAAAATTTGGCTAGTTTCGTGCAAGGCAACTGTGTAATCGGTAAGTTATgcattcattttcattaatCTCCCAACAATGTTCCACTGATCTCAATCGCTAAtgatcacatacatacatacgtatgcatgtatgtatgtacagctaAATTAATGGCAAAGCGTTGTTAAAATATTGATGAGTTTTGTTTAGGAAGTGCTGGTTGGCTTCTTCGATCTTTTCAGCTTCTTTTCTAATGGATTTTGTGCTCTATTTACTAGATAGAAATGTGTTGCCAGCACGCAAACTTGAGCGGCTCAAAACAATAATGAGGAGACCCTTAATAGCTCAGTTTGTATCGAAAACCGTCTGAGTGAAATTTGATTTAGAAGTTTTACAATTTGGAGCGTCTCTTGTtggattttaataaaagaaTCAAAGCATCGTAATATGTATCCGCTAGTATCCGCTATCTCCGCACGTTGTAACAGTTGCCCTTTATGAACCCAAAGGTTAGCTATGCAAGCAGGGAGGTCACGCAAGGGTTGACACAAGTTTCTATGGGAGCTTATGTTCAGAACCAGGTTCCGGGCACGAATCAGGAGCTCGTCCAACTGAACCTGTacggcaaaaaaaaattttggcgaCGTGCATAAAACGTATTTGAAGACCTCCCAGGGTTTTAAGGAGAGAGGTGAGAACTGTATTAGCCTGCCAGCCATTTCGGTAAGATGTCACTCTTACCTACTGAGGTGGTAGAATACTGCCCTCATCAGTCCTTTGGCAAACTAATCCGTTCCGGGTTTCCGGTACTCCATAATCAGAATCTTACTGGCCTCTATTCTGATTTGCGCTTGCCCAGGTTTTCGTCGACGTCTGTGCACTTTTGGTGCTGTGACCGCGGTAGTAGCCAGAGCTCTGCAGTACTATCATAGACCACATATagccataaaatatataatttgcggacctaacctaaaaaaatcTACACCAATTTCGAATTAGATacgagaaaatatataaaagtatttacaaaataaatgtttagccTTAAAATCACTTCAAAATCgcatttgccatttcatcccTCTCTGCTGGTGTCTCAAATGAAAATACGAGAATAAGAATTCCCCTACAAGCCATTACTGCAATGAATATTGTCCAAGTAGTATGTAATATCCGTAGACGACAAGAAAATGCATTCatgcacttttttttattttaatttgtatgtttgtaaatatgtttggctATGTGTGTTGTCTGCGGTTGCGTTGCGCGTAGTAAGAAGTACGGGATATACGACTCATTCTATGCACAGGCAGCTGGAGGTCAATACTTTCGATACATTTGAAGCAGGCATGTGAACCTAGTACTCTTAGCACAAgtgtgcaaacatacatacatatttacgaatACACATAGGAAATGTTTGTGCGGCAAGTGCTTTGCCTCGTAGTGAAGTGGTTCTTCTCATAGCCACAATCGCAGGCGTATGCAAAATGTACTTAAAAGTGCATACAGGTTCATTTCCTGCTCTGCACTGACTTGTATTTAAGAATGCAATCTTATTATACCCTCAACAGggtaaattaagtttaaatgaTGTTTGAGAGGCACAGCAGAGAAAGTGGCAGAATATTTGCATGTAAATAAATCAGTTTTTGTGTTAGCGtgttgaaattttgcacatattattttctccccaaaaagctgTTCATTTACTACAATCGCCGatgtcggaccactataacgcatagctgtcatacaaactgacttctaaaaatcaagtttttctatggaaaacttgcTTATTTTTCGAGATATCTTTATGCAATTTGGCATAGTTTATTGTCCAAGACAAggctataatttttgaatatattgtttgaatcggtccactatagcatatggctgccatacaaactgactaataaaaatcaagtacttgtatggaaaacttttttatatgccaagatatctttacgaaatttcttATAGATTATAATCCCAGACAGCACCACAATCCTCGAACGATTCattcagatcggagcactacAGGGtaaagctgtcatataaactgatcgttcaaaattaggttcttgtatggaaaacttatttatttatcaagatatcttcacgaaattcggcatagcTTATTGTTTATGGCAACGCTAAAATCTCAGAATATATTGTttggatcggaccactatagcatatggctgccatacaaactgacctatcaaaatcaagttaaagtTCTTTTACGCACTTTTAGGTTataagaaatacacctgtgaagagTATTTTAGCTGCtctgcaaccgaagttaacgtttttttgttgtttatcttAATATGGTATGAGTAATACAAGGTAggctatttttttttctttttgtggcGTAACATTTTCTTGTGtctacttttttcaattttttcattggactagttctttatttttacattatataattttttaaattttttttaattgttttttattgtttttttattgtttttttttttatattttttttttatatttttttttatattttcttttatattttttatttaattttttttttattttttttttttgtattttttttatattttttgtattttttttatatttttttgcatattttttctgtttatcGTATCTAGTTTTGCATAGAGTCTTGCAGTTTTTCCACATTTTGCACTAAGCGCGTTAGTTGACTTGCATTTCTTATTTAAAGCACGCTGCTTGGTAACTTCAAATGcaattataaacatatatatgtacataaatacttagttacatacttttttcatatatttatttttcaacaataagttttttttttctaaatgacGCGCTTGCAACAGTAACTATTGCAGTTGCTACCTTTTTCAATTGCTAGTTCAattgttttcttgttgttgttgttgcctgccATACTTGTTTTGTTTACCTTTTCGACTTGCTGGTTGGTACTCTGGTACTTTGCTCGTTTGGTCTGTCATTTAAACCTAAACTGGTTTGGCTGGTTGACACTGCCTCGAGATCggctttaatatacataaatacgtgtgtgtatgtatgtttgcattgaCTTACTTTTTGTtagtatgcatgtaaatatgtgtgtgtgttcgcttttatacaatattaaagtACTTTTCTTTGTAAAACGAGTTTAGTTAGTCTTGCTTTGGTCAAACAATATTTCCTATTTAGTTTGCTTTGTTCTAACTCCTTTGGTGTAGGCAGGAATTTTACATGTGggttcaaaaacaatttagaaCATTAAGGAAGCTAAAGGAatgtgtttaatttatttttcttatagtGAGAAAGCAACAAT includes:
- the LOC105226904 gene encoding periodic tryptophan protein 1 homolog is translated as MEEDGLQEASIDFVPALCFVPRGVAKERPEKIVLTQSELARIIEDTKSTLAEDGEDDDDDEDIDNEDDMEIDEEATAGARNPDDEFGFDNYDQEGTSKTADIASVVDANEQLPDEDNDSEAEDEIIKPTDNLILVGHVQDDAASMEVWVFNEEEESLYTHHDFILPSFPLCIEWLNHDPGSDKPGNMCAIGCMDPVITIWDLDIQDSMEPTFKLGSKGSRKKHKDPYGHTDAVLDLSWNRHFEHILASGSVDQTLILWDLDEGQPHTTITAFEEKVQSLEFHPDEAQSILAGSADGIVRLFDCRNADTVDSDYVKWKIPGEVEKVLWNPTDTNHFVVGTNDGSLHYADRRQPNQLLWSIKGHEEEISGVCFNKDVANLLTSTSTDGMLKVWDFNASAIREVYSHDFQMGRLQCMKQSPEDPFTLALGGEKPPRCRIYNIKNFEVVRKVFKIPEVLQ